In Scatophagus argus isolate fScaArg1 chromosome 3, fScaArg1.pri, whole genome shotgun sequence, one genomic interval encodes:
- the tomm34 gene encoding mitochondrial import receptor subunit TOM34: MPQKQKSKSWLELKQAGNECFKKGQYGEATSLYSQAIKELEKSGKKNPEELAILHSNRAASYLKDGNCAECVKDCNVSLELLPFNVKSLLRRAAAYEALERYRPAYVDYKTALQVDSNITAAHDGTNRMTKALTEADGLSWREKLPPIPTVPLSVREKLAQKAAQPNPTPQQNGSRPADKPAPSDADIKKGQVLKEEGNALVKKGEHKKAIEKYSQSLKHNPTEVTTYTNRALCYLSVKQYRDAVRDCDEALMIDSSNIKALYRRAQAHKELKDTKACVDDLNNLLKVEPKNTAALKLLQEVQKKK, from the exons atgcCTCAGAAGCAAAAGTCAAAGTCCTGGCTGGAGCTGAAACAAGCTGGAAACGAATGTTTCAAGAAGGGCCAGTATGGAGAGGCCACCAGTCTTTACAGCCAGGCAATCAAAGAGCTGGAGAAGTCCG GTAAAAAGAACCCCGAGGAGTTGGCCATTTTGCACTCAAACCGTGCAGCAAGTTACCTGAAAGACGGCAACTGTGCAGAATGTGTGAAAGACTGCAACGT GTCGCTGGAGTTGTTGCCGTTCAACGTCAAGTCTCTGCTGCGCCGCGCTGCTGCCTACGAAGCTTTGGAGCGTTACAGGCCCGCTTACGTAGACTACAAGACGGCCCTGCAGGTCGACTCCAACATAACGGCTGCTCACGACGGCACCAACAG gaTGACGAAGGCGCTCACAGAGGCAGACGGCCTGTCATGGAGAGAAAAGCTTCCTCCCATCCCCACCGTTCCTCTGTCTGTTAGAGAGAAGCTAGCACAGAAAGCTGCACAGCCAAACCCGACGCCACAGCAGAACGGCAGCAGACCAGCAGACAAACCTG CTCCCAGCGATGCGGACATAAAGAAAGGCCAAGTCCTGAAGGAAGAAGGCAACGCCCTGGTGAAGAAAGGAGAGCACAAGAAGGCCATAGAGAAGTACAGCCAGAGTCTGAAACACAACCCCACCGAGGTCACGACCTACACCAACCG GGCGCTGTGTTACCTGTCAGTGAAGCAGTACAGAGATGCTGTCCGAGACTGCGACGAGGCTCTGATGATCGACAGCAGCAACATCAAGGCTCTCTACAGGAGGGCGCAGGCTCACAAGGAGCTCAAG GACACCAAAGCCTGTGTGGACGACCTGAACAACCTGCTCAAAGTGGAACCAAAGAACACGGCCGccctgaagctgctgcaggaggtgcagaagaagaagtga
- the ywhaba gene encoding 14-3-3 protein beta/alpha-A, producing MDKNDLVQKAKLAEQAERYDDMAAAMKAVTEQGLELSNEERNLLSVAYKNVVGARRSSWRVISSIEQKTEGNEKKQQMAREYRVKIESELQEICQDVLNLLSDFLIPKATQAESKVFYLKMKGDYYRYLSEVASGDSKKDTVENSQQAYQDAFNISKKDMQPTHPIRLGLALNFSVFYYEILNSPEQACSLAKQAFDEAIAELDTLNEDSYKDSTLIMQLLRDNLTLWTSENQGDEGETGDGEN from the exons ATGGATAAGAACGACCTGGTGCAGAAAGCCAAGCTCGCAGAGCAGGCTGAGCGCTATGACGACATGGCGGCTGCCATGAAGGCCGTGACAGAGCAGGGCCTGGAGCTCAGCAATGAGGAGCGCAATCTGCTCTCTGTTGCTTACAAGAACGTG GTGGGGGCCCGTCGTTCATCCTGGCGCGTCATCTCCAGCATCGAGCAGAAGACGGAGGGGAACGAGAAGAAACAGCAGATGGCACGTGAATATCGTGTGAAGATCGAGTCTGAACTCCAAGAAATCTGCCAGGACGTGCTG aatcTGCTCAGCGATTTCCTCATTCCCAAAGCAACTCAGGCGGAGAGCAAGGTGTTCTACCTCAAAATGAAAGGAGACTACTACAGATACCTGTCAGAGGTGGCCTCTGGAGACTCAAAGAAGG ACACGGTGGAGAACTCTCAGCAGGCTTACCAGGACGCCTTCAACATCAGCAAGAAGGACATGCAGCCAACACACCCCATCCGGCTGGGCCTGGCCCTCAACTTCTCCGTCTTCTACTACGAAATCCTCAACTCGCCTGAGCAGGCCTGCTCTCTGGCCAAGCAG GCCTTCGACGAGGCGATCGCCGAGCTCGACACCTTGAACGAGGACTCGTACAAAGACAGCACGCTGATCATGCAGCTACTAAGGGACAACCTGACT CTGTGGACATCAGAAAACCAGGGTGACGAGGGCGAAACCGGCGATGGAGAGAACTAG